The following are encoded in a window of Bos indicus isolate NIAB-ARS_2022 breed Sahiwal x Tharparkar chromosome 7, NIAB-ARS_B.indTharparkar_mat_pri_1.0, whole genome shotgun sequence genomic DNA:
- the LOC139183866 gene encoding olfactory receptor 14A16-like produces the protein MDNFTSRSTFFLMGFSDIREIQIFHAVLFLLIYLAALLGNLLIIMLTTKDHCLHTPMFFFLKNLSFLDVGLISIPVPKSIINSLTDDNTISFLGCVSQVFFFFLLATTEVALLTVMSYDRYIAICHPLRYDIIMSHGACVRMAASSWLSGSLNAILHTAFTFSTPMCGSPEVHQFFCDVPQLLSLACSFNTGELVVIGLSLVLDFGCFVFIDISYIHIFSTVLRIPSREGRSKAFSTCLPHLIVVTLFLSSGYFAYLRPLPKSPSLWDLLISVFYTVVPPTMNPLIYSLRNKDMKMALRKLKITGYFQSN, from the coding sequence ATGGACAACTTTACCTCTAGGAGTACATTTTTTCTAATGGGATTCAGTGATATTCGGGAGATCCAGATCTTTCATGCTGTGCTCTTTTTGCTAATTTACCTGGCAGCCCTGCTTGGGAATCTTCTTATCATCATGCTCACCACCAAGGATCATTGCCTACACACACCAATGTTCTTCTTCCTGAAGAACTTATCCTTTCTGGATGTTGGCCTCATTTCCATCCCTGTCCCCAAATCTATCATCAACTCTCTGACCGATGACAACACTATTTCATTCCTTGGATGTGTTTCacaggtgtttttctttttcctcttagcCACTACAGAAGTAGCGCTACTCACAGTCATGTCCTATGACCGCTATATTGCCATCTGCCACCCACTCAGGTATGACATTATCATGAGCCATGGAGCCTGTGTGCGGATGGCCGCCTCTTCATGGCTCAGTGGAAGTCTCAACGCAATTCTGCACACAGCTTTTACCTTTTCCACACCCATGTGTGGATCTCCTGAAGTtcatcagttcttctgtgatgTCCCACAACTGCTCTCTCTGGCTTGTTCGTTTAACACTGGGGAACTAGTAGTCATTGGGCTCAGCCTAGTGCTAGATTTTGGCTGTTTTGTGTTTATTGATATATCTTACATTCACATCTTCTCCACTGTGCTAAGGATACCCTCCAGAGAAGGCAGATCCAAAGCTTTCTCCACATGCTTGCCACACCTCATTGTTGTGactttgtttctctcttctgGGTATTTTGCCTACTTACGCCCATTACCTAAATCTCCATCACTTTGGGATTTGTTAATTTCAGTATTCTATACTGTGGTGCCACCCACCATGAACCCCCTTATCTACAGCCTGAGAAATAAGGATATGAAGATGGcactaagaaaactgaaaataactgGATATTTTCAATCAAATTAG